In Thauera aromatica K172, one DNA window encodes the following:
- a CDS encoding NapC/NirT family cytochrome c encodes MSDRNGNDSKQEQPRGFFARLRRPSKMSLGGLLAAGFVIGILFWGGFNTAMEATNTEKFCISCHEMYDNVYTEYKETIHYNNRTGVRATCPDCHVPKDWTHKIIRKIQASREVWGKLTGTIDTREKFEAKRLQLARSEWKRMKAADSRECRNCHSFESMNTEVQKQRARKQHEMALEDKMTCIDCHKGIAHHKPNGMTDADEE; translated from the coding sequence ATGTCAGATCGAAACGGCAACGACTCCAAACAAGAACAGCCCCGCGGGTTTTTTGCCCGCCTTCGTCGTCCGTCCAAAATGTCGCTGGGCGGCCTTCTGGCCGCGGGTTTTGTCATCGGCATCCTCTTCTGGGGCGGTTTCAACACCGCGATGGAAGCGACGAACACCGAGAAATTCTGTATTTCGTGCCACGAGATGTATGACAACGTGTACACGGAGTACAAGGAAACGATCCACTACAACAACCGCACCGGGGTGCGTGCGACCTGCCCGGACTGCCACGTCCCGAAAGACTGGACGCACAAGATCATCCGCAAGATCCAGGCCTCGCGCGAAGTCTGGGGAAAGCTGACCGGCACCATCGATACGCGGGAAAAATTCGAAGCCAAGCGCCTGCAGCTCGCACGCAGCGAATGGAAGCGCATGAAGGCCGCCGATTCGCGCGAATGCCGCAACTGCCACAGCTTCGAGAGCATGAACACCGAGGTGCAGAAGCAGCGCGCGCGCAAGCAGCACGAGATGGCGCTGGAAGACAAGATGACCTGCATCGACTGCCACAAGGGCATCGCGCATCACAAGCCGAATGGGATGACCGACGCCGACGAGGAGTAA
- a CDS encoding c-type cytochrome yields the protein MKLPPLLVHVAVFIGAALVSAYSAAADARLAEPDSARHRELVHIVRQDCGSCHGLTLNGGLGPALTAATLSDKPAEGLVATIIGGRPGTPMPPFRGIVTETEAQWIVDQLRNGFPPDTGLPAAQALN from the coding sequence ATGAAACTGCCTCCTCTCCTCGTTCATGTCGCTGTGTTCATCGGTGCGGCACTGGTTTCGGCCTACTCGGCCGCAGCAGACGCCCGCCTGGCGGAACCGGACTCCGCCCGCCATCGGGAACTCGTGCACATCGTGCGCCAGGACTGTGGTTCCTGCCACGGTCTCACCTTGAACGGTGGGCTGGGGCCGGCGCTCACTGCCGCGACCCTTTCCGACAAGCCCGCCGAGGGCCTGGTCGCGACTATCATCGGCGGCCGTCCCGGTACGCCGATGCCGCCGTTTCGCGGCATCGTCACCGAAACCGAAGCGCAGTGGATCGTCGATCAGCTGAGAAACGGCTTCCCGCCCGACACCGGCCTGCCGGCGGCGCAGGCTCTGAACTGA
- a CDS encoding cupredoxin domain-containing protein, with protein MNSMNLRTVLVSAWMALLSGPLAAAEHEVVLLDYRFSPAESKIRVGDRVTWINQEKRVSHSVFFLGSGEESERFFPGERWSRVFTLPGRYEYRCGPHPEMFGVVIVEE; from the coding sequence ATGAATTCGATGAATCTGCGCACCGTGCTTGTCAGTGCATGGATGGCACTCCTGTCAGGCCCGCTGGCTGCGGCCGAACATGAAGTCGTGCTGCTCGACTACCGGTTTTCTCCTGCGGAGTCGAAGATTCGGGTGGGAGACCGGGTGACCTGGATCAACCAGGAAAAGCGCGTCAGCCATTCGGTCTTTTTCCTCGGCTCGGGCGAAGAGTCGGAGCGTTTCTTTCCCGGTGAGCGCTGGTCCCGTGTGTTCACGCTTCCCGGGCGTTACGAGTACCGCTGTGGCCCGCATCCCGAAATGTTCGGCGTGGTGATCGTCGAAGAGTGA
- a CDS encoding ethylbenzene dehydrogenase-related protein, with protein MTMKKTMIAGAVGALLAIGAGGAVAAPDWGKVGAKEITLFYPGVSPLEWIQKGTEHGGARALKKGETCADCHSEEASEMGKKMASGQKIEPTPIAGKAAFIPVKVQAAHDGENLYLRFSWKQPAASGAAKMDDKNPVKIAFMLESGGKVDLADQSGCWATCHQDSRTMPGADEAKTKYVKGGSLAEGKFYDLYQWRSGENKGFNGYVADKRVMEGGKALVSAEGKKDGDNWSVVFTRKLAGGEGDVALEAGKAYNFGFAIHDDSAAGRFHHVSLGYKLGIDADGDVKAAKQ; from the coding sequence ATGACGATGAAGAAAACGATGATTGCCGGCGCCGTGGGCGCACTTCTTGCGATCGGTGCCGGTGGCGCGGTCGCCGCACCGGACTGGGGCAAGGTCGGAGCCAAGGAAATCACGCTTTTCTATCCGGGGGTGTCGCCGCTGGAGTGGATCCAGAAGGGCACCGAGCACGGCGGTGCGCGGGCACTGAAGAAGGGTGAGACCTGCGCCGACTGCCACAGCGAAGAAGCCAGCGAGATGGGCAAGAAAATGGCCAGTGGGCAGAAGATCGAGCCCACTCCGATTGCCGGCAAGGCGGCGTTCATCCCGGTCAAGGTCCAGGCTGCGCATGATGGCGAAAACCTCTACCTGCGCTTCAGCTGGAAGCAGCCTGCGGCCTCCGGCGCGGCGAAAATGGATGACAAGAACCCGGTCAAGATCGCGTTCATGCTCGAGTCCGGCGGCAAGGTTGATCTCGCCGACCAGAGCGGTTGCTGGGCGACCTGTCACCAGGATTCGCGCACGATGCCGGGAGCCGACGAAGCCAAGACCAAGTACGTGAAAGGCGGCTCGCTGGCCGAGGGCAAGTTCTATGATCTCTACCAGTGGCGCAGCGGCGAAAACAAAGGCTTCAACGGCTATGTCGCCGACAAGCGCGTGATGGAAGGCGGCAAGGCGCTGGTCAGTGCCGAAGGCAAGAAAGACGGCGACAACTGGTCGGTGGTGTTCACCCGCAAGCTCGCGGGCGGGGAGGGCGACGTCGCACTCGAAGCGGGCAAGGCCTACAATTTCGGCTTCGCCATCCACGATGACAGTGCAGCGGGTCGATTCCACCACGTTTCCCTCGGCTACAAGCTCGGCATCGATGCCGACGGGGATGTGAAGGCGGCCAAGCAGTAA
- a CDS encoding cytochrome D1 domain-containing protein, whose protein sequence is MTARFARPAPPLLWSLFLPAIVFLLSACSTTAPVTLRGSGDLGVVIERADGRVKIIETTGRSVLATVDGLGDLSHASVVFSRDGRHAFVFGRDGGLTKVDLLEAKIVGRVVQAGNAIGGSISHDGRLVVVQNYEPGGIKAFDADTLELLADVPAASEDGRRSKVVGLADLSGQRFIYSLFELGEIRITDFSDPRKPLTQRFAGGKQPYDALVTPDGRHYIAGLFGEDGLALVDLWKPELGSRKILAGYGRGEQPLPVYKMPHLRGWSVAGGRAYLPAIGRHEVLVVDTGTWQEVGRIAVKSQPVFAMARPDGREIWVNFAFPDNGWVQVIDTLSGQITHTLQPGRGILHMEFLSKGHEVWMSARDDNRVLIYDTATKKPIGGFDASSPSGIFFTTRAARTGF, encoded by the coding sequence ATGACTGCCCGATTTGCCCGTCCCGCGCCCCCGCTGTTGTGGAGCCTCTTTCTGCCGGCCATCGTCTTCCTGCTGTCGGCCTGTTCGACCACGGCGCCGGTGACGCTGCGCGGCAGCGGTGATCTGGGGGTCGTCATCGAGCGCGCCGACGGCCGGGTCAAGATCATCGAGACGACCGGCCGCAGCGTACTCGCCACCGTCGATGGGCTGGGCGACCTGTCCCACGCCTCGGTGGTCTTCTCGCGCGATGGGCGCCATGCGTTCGTGTTCGGCCGGGATGGCGGGCTGACCAAGGTCGATCTGCTCGAAGCAAAGATCGTCGGCCGGGTGGTGCAGGCGGGCAACGCGATCGGCGGCTCGATTTCGCACGACGGCCGTCTGGTGGTGGTGCAGAACTACGAGCCGGGTGGAATCAAGGCCTTCGATGCGGATACCCTGGAACTGCTCGCCGATGTGCCTGCGGCCAGCGAGGACGGACGCCGCTCCAAGGTCGTCGGTCTGGCCGACCTGTCCGGGCAGCGCTTCATCTACTCCCTGTTCGAACTCGGGGAAATCCGCATCACCGATTTTTCCGATCCGCGCAAACCGCTCACGCAGCGTTTCGCCGGCGGCAAGCAGCCCTACGATGCGCTGGTCACGCCCGACGGCCGGCACTACATCGCCGGGCTGTTCGGCGAGGACGGGCTGGCCCTGGTCGACCTGTGGAAGCCGGAACTGGGCAGCCGCAAGATCCTCGCCGGCTACGGCCGCGGCGAGCAGCCACTGCCGGTGTACAAGATGCCCCACCTGCGGGGCTGGTCGGTGGCCGGCGGGCGCGCCTACCTGCCGGCGATCGGGCGCCACGAGGTGCTGGTGGTGGATACCGGGACCTGGCAGGAAGTCGGCCGGATCGCGGTCAAGAGCCAGCCGGTGTTCGCGATGGCCCGCCCCGACGGGCGCGAGATCTGGGTGAACTTCGCTTTCCCGGACAACGGCTGGGTCCAGGTCATCGACACGCTCAGCGGCCAGATCACCCATACCCTGCAGCCCGGGCGCGGCATCCTGCACATGGAGTTCCTCTCCAAGGGACATGAAGTGTGGATGTCCGCGCGCGACGACAACCGCGTGCTGATCTACGACACCGCCACCAAAAAGCCGATCGGCGGTTTCGACGCGAGCAGCCCGAGCGGCATCTTCTTCACCACGCGCGCGGCGCGGACGGGGTTCTGA